One genomic window of Chitinophagaceae bacterium includes the following:
- a CDS encoding T9SS type A sorting domain-containing protein, with product MKQTLQFFLLSATFFCCTNVALSQVPGTLDSSFANNGVKILKPSTGFDNAYSVEILEDGKMLIGGASEVSGPGNWDAVVYRLNDNGNIDNTFGNNGFAYYDYQGYSQYVRSMKRLSNGKLLFVGGAEANFQVDVFVTQLNEDGTPDASFGDNGTLMIPISSGEDIALAVKEQPDGKLVVVGNCSFNGYTYLNSFALRLNTNGSLDLTYGNNGIAIIDAGYDYESAEDVLLMDDGGILAAGHVENNSDDYAILTFKLNSSGQLDNNYGNNGIAVYDLSNDDDMAYAILRSPADNKILLGGKIGAPNYESDFLVMALTDAGIIDSSFGTNGISILNLKPIDAGLDLTVQTNGKLVLGGTAGSGFAANDFALCRFNQDGTIDSTFGTNGSTLSEISTFFSEIESIALQADGKIVAVGIAASSNNNMGVVRYKGDEVVATGSAALNFKHDEIKLNIYPNPSNGNFCIALNDATHYSGQVNAQLFNLQGQKVYEGQLEMHDGLLKESLNVSKFVTSDVYFLKIFIGANAYCSSMVIQD from the coding sequence ATGAAACAAACTTTACAATTTTTTCTTTTAAGTGCCACGTTTTTTTGCTGCACAAATGTCGCCCTGTCCCAAGTGCCGGGCACGCTGGATTCTTCTTTTGCCAACAATGGAGTTAAAATCTTAAAGCCGTCAACGGGTTTCGACAATGCCTACTCAGTTGAAATCCTTGAAGATGGTAAGATGCTGATTGGTGGCGCTTCCGAAGTTTCCGGGCCAGGAAATTGGGATGCGGTGGTGTATAGGTTGAATGATAATGGCAATATTGACAACACTTTTGGAAACAATGGTTTTGCTTATTATGATTATCAGGGTTACAGTCAGTATGTACGTTCGATGAAAAGACTTTCAAACGGAAAACTCCTTTTTGTGGGCGGTGCCGAAGCTAATTTCCAGGTAGATGTATTTGTAACCCAACTGAATGAAGATGGAACACCTGATGCTTCGTTTGGTGATAACGGAACCCTGATGATTCCGATTAGTTCGGGCGAAGATATCGCACTGGCCGTTAAAGAACAGCCGGATGGAAAATTAGTAGTGGTAGGCAATTGCAGCTTTAACGGTTACACCTATCTGAATTCATTTGCGCTTCGTTTGAATACAAATGGTTCATTGGATCTTACTTATGGCAACAATGGTATCGCAATTATTGATGCAGGATATGATTACGAATCTGCCGAAGATGTGCTGTTGATGGATGATGGTGGTATTCTTGCAGCAGGTCATGTTGAGAATAACTCCGACGACTATGCGATACTTACGTTTAAACTGAACAGTTCCGGGCAACTTGATAATAATTATGGTAACAACGGTATTGCTGTGTATGACCTGAGTAATGATGATGATATGGCTTATGCAATTTTACGAAGCCCCGCAGATAATAAAATTCTGCTGGGCGGCAAAATAGGGGCTCCAAATTATGAAAGCGATTTTCTGGTGATGGCCCTTACCGATGCGGGTATAATTGATTCTTCCTTCGGAACGAACGGAATATCAATACTGAACTTAAAGCCAATTGATGCAGGCCTCGACCTTACAGTACAAACCAATGGAAAACTTGTGCTTGGCGGCACTGCAGGTTCAGGATTTGCCGCAAACGATTTCGCCCTGTGCCGTTTTAATCAGGATGGCACCATTGATTCCACTTTCGGCACCAATGGAAGCACCCTGTCAGAGATCTCTACTTTCTTTTCAGAGATTGAAAGCATTGCATTGCAAGCTGATGGGAAGATTGTTGCAGTGGGCATCGCGGCCAGTTCTAATAATAACATGGGAGTGGTCCGTTATAAAGGCGACGAAGTGGTAGCTACCGGTTCGGCAGCATTGAATTTCAAGCATGATGAAATCAAACTGAATATCTATCCAAATCCATCGAATGGCAATTTTTGCATTGCTTTAAATGATGCGACACATTATTCAGGTCAGGTAAATGCACAACTGTTCAATTTGCAGGGTCAGAAAGTTTATGAAGGTCAACTTGAAATGCATGATGGTTTGCTGAAAGAATCATTGAACGTTTCGAAATTCGTTACTTCCGATGTTTACTTTCTTAAGATTTTCATAGGAGCAAATGCATACTGCAGCTCCATGGTAATTCAGGATTAA
- a CDS encoding GNAT family N-acetyltransferase: MNAIIRKAEKKDVPAMLALIKELAAYEKAPQEVSNTIERMEQDGFGEQPSFFSHVAELDGMVVGVAIYYTAYSTWKGKYIYLDDIVITEKFRGHGIGKQLFDGVGAFAKSIGANLLRWHVLEWNEPAINFYKKYNSNLDPEWITCKLMKADLERLF, from the coding sequence ATGAATGCAATTATTCGCAAAGCGGAAAAAAAAGATGTGCCTGCAATGCTGGCATTGATTAAAGAATTGGCCGCATATGAAAAAGCGCCGCAGGAAGTAAGCAACACGATCGAACGGATGGAGCAGGATGGATTTGGGGAGCAACCTTCCTTCTTTTCTCATGTAGCTGAATTAGATGGAATGGTTGTCGGTGTTGCCATATATTATACTGCCTATTCAACATGGAAAGGAAAATACATCTATCTCGACGACATTGTAATTACAGAAAAATTTCGTGGCCATGGAATCGGGAAGCAATTATTTGATGGCGTTGGTGCATTTGCAAAATCCATTGGAGCGAATCTGCTCAGGTGGCATGTGCTCGAATGGAATGAGCCTGCTATAAATTTTTATAAAAAATACAATTCCAATCTCGATCCTGAATGGATCACCTGCAAACTAATGAAAGCAGATCTCGAAAGGTTGTTTTAG
- a CDS encoding transposase, with amino-acid sequence MSVKTLHDLPNELYFCTFTCTNWLPLFEDTKTYDQVYEWFTIANDKNFRTCAFVIMPNHLHFIMATPYKNAKLNTLVSNGKRFLAYDIVNRLKNSGNDYLLKQLANEVTPSDSKRGKLHQVFKSSFDGRRIIDEKMLFQKIEYIHHNPVRGKWRLVSDFVLYEHSSAAFYELGKPCQFPITHYAEILHGR; translated from the coding sequence ATGTCAGTAAAAACACTCCACGATCTTCCCAATGAATTGTATTTCTGTACATTCACCTGCACCAATTGGCTGCCATTGTTTGAAGATACAAAAACCTATGATCAAGTTTATGAGTGGTTTACAATTGCCAACGATAAAAACTTCAGGACTTGCGCTTTTGTGATCATGCCCAATCACCTGCATTTCATTATGGCAACTCCTTACAAAAATGCGAAATTAAATACCCTGGTCAGTAATGGAAAAAGATTCCTTGCATACGATATTGTAAACAGGTTGAAGAATTCCGGAAATGATTATTTGTTGAAGCAATTGGCAAATGAGGTTACTCCAAGCGATAGCAAGCGAGGTAAACTTCACCAGGTTTTCAAATCCTCCTTTGATGGGCGTCGTATCATCGATGAAAAAATGCTCTTTCAAAAGATCGAATACATTCATCATAATCCGGTTAGGGGTAAGTGGCGTTTGGTAAGTGACTTTGTTTTGTACGAACATTCCAGTGCAGCATTTTACGAATTGGGCAAGCCTTGTCAATTTCCAATAACACATTATGCAGAAATCCTGCACGGAAGGTGA
- a CDS encoding T9SS type A sorting domain-containing protein, producing the protein MKSTFYKVAACMVLFGWTFFPAISHAQIFSYTNSTVGNPSAVAANASGSNLTRVNGAGIPTSPCSTGFSSNKFTNVMVFNTSQKAIEFTVTPNSGFQLNIISLTAGLRRSSTGPALTRFAYSVDGGTTWIDEGVNHAPKNAGCGSVLNYTWDIPDFAISTAVKVRIYGFSASATAGTLQLLNITLGGTVTGISSVDDDGDGFSSSVDCNDGDPSIHPGATEICNGVDENCDGQVDEGAQQTFYADNDNDSFGDPYVTAMACTAPGGFVVNNEDCDDGNSSTNPDAAEICNGMDDNCNGTIDEGVQQTFYRDADHDGFGDANVSELACSAPSGYVMNNTDCNDGSATTYPGAPDICNGTDDNCNGQIDENALTATITPAGTITECKDVKVTLTANTGAGISYAWYRDNVIIAGATSSTYKTKKKGSFVVTESNSFGCTSTSAITKIKRITCLDKEVQEIITPATVQVFPNPNNGAFTVQLNLAGNENDVATVEVMNAIGQKIYSQQVAVNDGMLTQDIRLDVKDGIYIVRIVVGGEVFVSNIVRQQ; encoded by the coding sequence ATGAAATCTACTTTTTACAAAGTTGCCGCCTGCATGGTTCTTTTCGGATGGACGTTTTTTCCGGCGATCTCTCATGCACAAATTTTTTCTTACACAAACTCTACGGTTGGTAATCCGTCGGCAGTTGCTGCCAATGCAAGTGGTTCCAATCTAACAAGAGTGAATGGTGCGGGTATTCCTACATCGCCTTGTTCTACCGGATTTTCATCTAATAAATTTACCAATGTCATGGTATTCAATACCAGCCAGAAAGCGATAGAATTTACTGTAACACCTAACAGCGGTTTTCAGCTCAACATTATTTCGTTGACGGCAGGACTGAGAAGAAGTTCAACCGGTCCGGCGCTTACACGGTTTGCCTACAGCGTTGATGGTGGAACTACCTGGATAGACGAAGGGGTCAACCATGCACCTAAGAATGCTGGCTGCGGCAGCGTGCTGAACTATACCTGGGATATTCCTGACTTCGCTATTTCAACGGCAGTGAAGGTGCGGATCTATGGCTTCAGTGCTTCGGCTACGGCGGGTACGCTACAGCTTTTGAATATTACGCTGGGCGGAACGGTGACAGGAATCAGCAGTGTAGATGATGACGGTGATGGGTTCTCTTCTTCTGTTGACTGTAACGATGGTGATCCGTCTATACATCCGGGTGCAACGGAAATATGCAATGGTGTAGATGAGAATTGTGACGGACAGGTGGATGAAGGAGCACAACAGACTTTTTATGCCGACAATGACAACGATAGTTTCGGAGATCCGTATGTAACTGCAATGGCGTGTACGGCTCCGGGAGGATTTGTTGTTAACAATGAAGATTGTGATGACGGGAACAGTTCAACGAATCCTGATGCGGCAGAAATTTGCAACGGAATGGATGATAACTGTAATGGAACTATTGATGAAGGTGTGCAACAAACTTTTTATCGTGATGCGGACCATGATGGTTTTGGTGATGCGAATGTATCTGAGCTTGCCTGTTCAGCTCCTTCAGGCTATGTTATGAATAACACTGACTGTAATGATGGAAGCGCAACCACTTATCCGGGGGCTCCTGATATTTGCAACGGCACTGATGATAACTGCAACGGTCAGATTGATGAAAATGCATTGACAGCAACTATTACTCCTGCCGGAACCATTACAGAATGTAAAGATGTAAAAGTGACACTTACAGCAAATACCGGTGCAGGAATAAGTTATGCCTGGTACCGCGACAATGTGATTATTGCCGGCGCAACTTCATCAACCTACAAAACGAAAAAGAAGGGAAGCTTCGTGGTAACAGAGAGCAACAGCTTTGGTTGCACGAGCACTTCAGCGATAACAAAAATAAAACGCATCACGTGTTTAGATAAAGAAGTGCAGGAGATCATAACACCTGCAACGGTGCAGGTTTTCCCGAACCCGAACAATGGTGCTTTTACTGTTCAATTGAACCTTGCCGGAAATGAAAATGATGTGGCTACTGTGGAAGTGATGAATGCTATTGGTCAGAAAATTTATTCGCAGCAGGTGGCAGTGAATGATGGAATGTTAACGCAGGACATCAGGCTGGATGTGAAAGACGGAATTTATATCGTGAGGATTGTAGTGGGGGGTGAGGTGTTTGTAAGTAATATTGTACGGCAGCAGTAG
- a CDS encoding DUF4123 domain-containing protein, with the protein MSVKDQQQLHFTYSILDAARIFGELDTAQQLQTNFLSLYMGQSEELLSSVAPYLFPYELNSEFGSWLLEKGWGNSWGIFVSTSTSMEELRKHFRKFLMVQTEDGKELYFRFYDPRVLRIFLPTCDAQQLQEFFGPVEHYVMEDEDQEYALLFSFDGKKLIRERISKKDFNDFLDKGGVKLSQRIKPTASLENEDEQRSDDNRYKGWNFLSD; encoded by the coding sequence ATGTCTGTCAAAGATCAACAACAACTGCACTTTACTTATTCCATCCTCGATGCCGCCCGCATCTTTGGTGAGTTGGATACTGCTCAACAACTGCAAACTAATTTTTTGAGCTTATACATGGGACAAAGTGAGGAGTTGTTAAGTTCTGTTGCGCCTTATTTGTTTCCTTACGAGTTGAACTCTGAATTTGGATCATGGTTATTGGAAAAAGGATGGGGTAATTCCTGGGGAATATTTGTTTCCACTTCCACTTCTATGGAGGAACTGCGCAAACATTTTAGAAAGTTTTTAATGGTGCAAACCGAAGATGGCAAGGAACTGTACTTCCGTTTCTATGACCCACGCGTACTTCGGATTTTCCTGCCTACCTGCGATGCGCAGCAGCTACAGGAGTTTTTTGGACCTGTAGAGCACTATGTGATGGAAGATGAAGATCAGGAGTATGCTCTTCTGTTTTCATTCGATGGAAAAAAACTGATAAGGGAAAGAATCAGCAAAAAGGATTTTAATGACTTCTTAGATAAGGGTGGAGTAAAGTTGAGCCAACGTATAAAACCAACCGCTTCGTTGGAAAATGAGGATGAGCAGAGAAGTGATGATAATCGATACAAAGGATGGAATTTCCTTTCGGACTGA
- a CDS encoding PAAR domain-containing protein gives MGKPAARIGDMHICPMTDGPKPHVGGPVVGPGVPTVLIGGVPAAVMGDMCTCVSPAPDSIVLGSMGVMIGGKPAARMGDMCAHGGAITLGCPTVLVGEMMMGAVTPQSIMPYIINAMQNMPPFIAAKVAQIATLMEAARNGTPFCEKCVVSILKS, from the coding sequence ATGGGTAAGCCTGCAGCACGGATTGGAGATATGCATATCTGCCCCATGACTGATGGGCCCAAGCCACACGTAGGAGGGCCGGTTGTTGGACCAGGTGTTCCTACTGTGCTTATCGGGGGAGTGCCTGCTGCGGTGATGGGAGATATGTGTACTTGCGTAAGTCCTGCACCTGATTCAATTGTTTTGGGATCGATGGGTGTTATGATTGGAGGAAAACCGGCAGCGAGGATGGGTGACATGTGCGCGCACGGCGGAGCAATTACATTAGGATGTCCAACAGTTTTGGTTGGTGAAATGATGATGGGGGCAGTTACTCCACAATCAATAATGCCTTATATTATTAATGCAATGCAAAATATGCCTCCTTTTATTGCTGCAAAAGTTGCCCAGATCGCAACACTTATGGAAGCTGCTAGAAATGGAACTCCTTTTTGCGAAAAATGTGTAGTGTCTATACTAAAATCTTGA